TAAGGCCTTACGTCCACATGGGCGTAAGGCCTTCGCTATTTTTGCTAACGTATTGCGAACTCTGTTCGCAACGGCCAGCCCATCCAAACACCAAATCTTGCCCCGATTCCACCAGTAGCCCTACGGGCTACAACGAAGTTCCCTCTAGAAAAACAGAAAGCGAACGCCTCACCCGCCAAGATGTTTCGTTCGCTTTCGCTGAAAACTGGACACTCAACTGTCCGAACAGTTTTTCTCATATGGCACTGGCTGCCATGTGTCAAATTCTGCTTGGGCACTCCCTCCCTCGGTGCCTGGGATGTCATCGGTATTAGGATATACCCTAGAAGGTGCCTTAGCCAGGTCTTCAGAAGGCAATCGTTGCGGACATGATCCCAGACGGCCTTTGCTAACTCCTGCTAACCCGATCCGAAAAGGCAAGGGTGGATTGCCACGGATTCTGTCTCTTGCGGCCGAGCGTACAAAGTCCTGGTATGACCATCCTGGGAAATGCCCACCACTTCTGAGATCAGGCGGTCGACAGACACGAAGTGAGCGCCGCGAGGCTTGTCTCCTTGTTCTTGAAACGCTTATATCCCATCTTGACCTAACTTCCCTTTGTTTGGGCGTTCCGACACTGGCGAACGGGTTCATCGACATCGACATGAGGACCATCGTGAGGGACTCTGGACTTGGCCAACGCCGGTGTGAGCGTGCAATCGGGCAGTTGAAGCAAGCTGGGTTCATGCAGGTAAGCCAGCCAAGAAGTAGAAACGACGAAGGGAGATATTTCGGATGCAGGGCAATTCGCGTCGTTACTTCAGCTCTCTTCGAATGGCTTGGCCTTGGCCCGATGCTGCGGCGTGAACGGGCCAGAGCGTCAGAGACGCTTCGTCGCAAGGCCCAGAAGGCCAACCGCAAGATCGCCGATTTTATGCGCCGAGTTGCTTCCGGGTTCAAATTCAGACCTGCATGTGTGTCTGGCGGAAGAACCAGGGAGCAGCAGGTGATCGAATGGAACCAGACGTGGGCAGCTCACGTCAGGGCGGGCCGCGATCCGCGAGAGGCGCAGCGGAGAACAAATGACGCCCTGGGATATCCACCAAGCTACAGCCCAGGTCAGAAAAAGTAAGAATCAGCGCTGGAATTCAGCTGGACCATGATGATCTCGCACGCGGGCTTTCACTTCTGCGTCCAAATACTCTCCCAGTAAGGCCTTCCAGATGCCTTGGATAATGTAGCCATCGGATTCGGCGTGCTCTGTCGAAGCATGGCCCGCTATTGGATCACTTCTCAGCCTAGATAAGTGTCGCATGGTCGGACGGTATGTGTCGCCCATAATAACCAAAAGGCAAGAAAATTGAGAGAAGACTGGAAGTCCAAGGCCGTGATTGGCACGACGAACCCAATTTCTTTTTGAGGAGCGTTGGCCTCTGATGCTTTTTGGATTTTATATTGTTTGGAGTAAAAACATATTGGAGGCAATTGCCTCATGTTGGTTGATGTTGAAATGTAACGAATCATATTGGAAAGTGGCGCAGGAGCATGGTGTAGCCCAATATAGTAGCATATGATCTGACGCCGTCCGGAGGCAGGACAGGTGAGGTACTAGTACCTCGCGCTCTGCCCTGCGGGGCTCAAGCTTATTCGCCTCCGGCTCAACGTTTTGACTGAGGATCGAGATGCCTACCAAGAAAATGGCACTATGGTGCTACGTCAACACTGAGGAGCACGCCATTATCTCCGCCAACGCGGAGAGGGCTGGCCTGTCCAGGTCCACCTACATAAAGCGTGTCTGCCTGGGACAGCCTACGCCAAGCCTTGAAAAGCAGCACGCCAGGCGGGACCTGCTCAAGGTCAATGCCGACCTCGGGAGGCTTGGTGGCCTCTTCAAGCTGTGCCTAACGGATAATGCGGCTTCAACTCAGGCATTGCACTCGGAGGTGCGGCATATGCTCAAACAAATTGAGGCCCGGCAACGCGAGTTGAAGGCTGCCATCGCCCGTATTTGAGTACCTGGCGTAAACATGATTAGTCGCCGCGTCCCGCAGAAGCCGGAGAATGACGATTACCGGCGCTTGGCCCGCTACATCGCGGCAGCCGACCATCCAAGCGAGAAATCCCTGATGCACTGGTGCACCGGGTGCTTGGCCGGAGACGATTACGCCCTGGGTATCCAGGAAGCCGTGGACACTCAGGCCATGAACAAAAGGACAACCAGAGAAAAGACATACCATCTCATCGTGAGCTTTCGGCATGAGGACGAGGCTCGGCTTGAGCCGGAAATGTTCAAAGCCATCGAGGAGGAATTTGCAAAGGCGCTAGGATTCTCCGAGCACCAGCGTCATTGCGGCGTTCACAAGAATACGAACAACCTCCACCTGCATGTGGCCTACAACATGATCCACCCGGAGCGACTGACCCGGCATGAGCCATACCGTGACTTCATCAAGCGCGACTTGGTCTGCCGGGACTTGGAGTTGCGGTACGGCCTGGCTATCGACAATGGGCGCGGAGTCGAGAAGGAGGCTCCGCAGCTGAATGATATTGCGGCCACGGTGGAGGCTCATACCGGACAACAATCCTTTGAGGGATACGCCAAGGAGCGGCGAGGACGCCTCATGAAAGACCTGGCTCAGGCAGCCGACTGGGAGCAGGTTCACGCCGCCTTCGCTAAACACGGAATGGAGATCAAGCCACATGGCAACGGTTTGATCATCAAAGACCGCAACGGAGGCCTCGCCATCAAGGCCAGTCGCTTGGACCGGTCGTTGTCCTTGTCCAAGCTGATGAAGCGTTTCGGAACCTACATCCGCCCGGGCCTGGCTAAAGAGCGCTATCCAGAGGAGGTGCGCTACACAGGCAAGCCATTGCACCAAGGGCCAGAGCGTGGGGATTTGTATCGGGAGTACCAGCAGGGCATCGAGCTTCGAAAGATGGCCATGAAGGTTTTGGCCAGCCTCCAGGTGAAAGAACAGGAAACCTTACGGGCCGTCTGGAGCTTGGAACGTGGAAAGATCAACCGGCAGTTTTTCGGTCGGCAACGGTATGACCTCCTCAAGATCGCACGATTGAAGGAGACTGAGCAACGACTCCATATTTTTAAGAGAATAAGAGCCGAGCAGGAAAAGGCGAAGAAGAATGCGCCCTACTCCTCCTGGACGGATTTTCTGCGTTGGAAAGCCGCTCAGGGAAACGAGACAGCCCTTGCCATCCTACGCTCGAAGGAGAACCTAGTTGAG
The nucleotide sequence above comes from Desulfovibrio sp.. Encoded proteins:
- a CDS encoding pirin produces the protein MPTKKMALWCYVNTEEHAIISANAERAGLSRSTYIKRVCLGQPTPSLEKQHARRDLLKVNADLGRLGGLFKLCLTDNAASTQALHSEVRHMLKQIEARQRELKAAIARI
- a CDS encoding relaxase/mobilization nuclease domain-containing protein codes for the protein MISRRVPQKPENDDYRRLARYIAAADHPSEKSLMHWCTGCLAGDDYALGIQEAVDTQAMNKRTTREKTYHLIVSFRHEDEARLEPEMFKAIEEEFAKALGFSEHQRHCGVHKNTNNLHLHVAYNMIHPERLTRHEPYRDFIKRDLVCRDLELRYGLAIDNGRGVEKEAPQLNDIAATVEAHTGQQSFEGYAKERRGRLMKDLAQAADWEQVHAAFAKHGMEIKPHGNGLIIKDRNGGLAIKASRLDRSLSLSKLMKRFGTYIRPGLAKERYPEEVRYTGKPLHQGPERGDLYREYQQGIELRKMAMKVLASLQVKEQETLRAVWSLERGKINRQFFGRQRYDLLKIARLKETEQRLHIFKRIRAEQEKAKKNAPYSSWTDFLRWKAAQGNETALAILRSKENLVEPEAGLGGSTVDRRQEVREKWIGTQLDLVGGQDLSRRAQRGLQAVAKAYELAELEDVTPRSKRLFTGFTSSIDAMGTVFIHLINGGMIRDMGKEIAFTAHDATTKEAALQLAQSKWGKAIKLEGNVLRLLPIDKRMELGVEH